The Enterobacter asburiae genomic sequence GAACTGTAACTGCCATGTTTTACGGCAGTGAGAGCAGAGATAGCGCTGATGTCCGGCAGTACTTTTACCGTTACGCACCACCCCGTCAGTAGCTGAACAGGAGGGACAGCTGATAGAAACAGAAGCCACTGGAGCACCTCAAAAACACCATCATACACTAAATCAGTAAGTTGGCAGCATCACCCACTTTTCAATTCCTGGGTATCAAAATTATGCTTAAAATATTCGAGCAATACGCTGCCCTTTATCCACTCAAGATACATTTCAGTACGTGGGCTTACGATTCTGTCATTATACTGCTGTAAAATTTGATTAAATTTCTTCTGAAAACCAGCCACTTTTGATGGTTCATAGTATTGTTCATACTCCGCCCACCTCCTGGCTGCCTCAGATTTTACTTTCCGATCACCGATCGAGGTATACATATTATCCGGAACATCACCGTTCACGCTATAGCCAAAGGGGCCATAAAGCGCATTGCGTTCCTGGCTCTCATTCTTCTCAATAGCGTCACGTTCAAACTGACGATTCATCGATTCTTTCAAACCAGTAATTGCAGAAGCCAGAGCAAGCTCCCTTTGATATTCGGCTTTTTTGTAGACGTTTTTTTGCAATTCAAAGTCTATAACGGCGGAGAGATCCTGCAAGACTGCAGGTGGATCCTGCAGCACAATCATTGCCCCTTTATTTGGGTAAAGCTTGTCTGCCGATTTTTTAATTAAAAGGGCTTCAAATGTCGTGGCAGCTTTCCATGGTGCAGGGGACCATATCCTGCCGCTGCTGTTTTTTCCTTCACTGCTGTATTCCGCCACAGTTTCAGTCAGCGCTGATATTGCAATAACCTGGTCCGCCTTACCGCTATTAATCCAGCCATCCATGTCAAAAGGTTGCATATACTGGATGCGATAAGACGCTTCTTCATGCTTTGTGCGGACCACTGGTGTCCATTCCACTTCGGACCAGCAGAACCAGAACACGCCGTTTTTCATGCCCAAGGGCTTTACCGGGAGCGTTATCAGTGATGCACTCGCAAGTTCTTCTGGCTGAGTAACGCATGGCTTAGTGATGTAGCCCCCTGAAACACCGGACAGTAGCTGTATCTCCAGATAAGAGATAGGCTTGAATATATGTCTAACACTAACGCCAATTTTGAGATGACCGGGATCCTGTTAGGGCAAGAAGCCCGTAAACGTAAAACTCCTCAGGAGAAGATCGCCATTATCCAGCAGACGATGGAGCCGGGCATGAATGTCTCCCATGTCGCCCGCCTGCATGGTATCCAGCCCAGCCTGCTGTTTAAGTGGAAGAAGCAATATCAGGAAGGCAGCCTCACCGCCGTTGCGGCCGGAGAGGAAGTCGTTCCTGCTTCTGAGCTTACTGCTGCTCTGAAGCAGGTCCGGGAACTTCAGCGCCTTCTGGGCAAGAAGACGATGGAAGTTGAGATCCTGAAAGAAGCCGTGGAGTACGGCCAGTCGCGAAAATGGATAGCGCACGCGCCCTTGTTGCCAAAGGACGGGGAATAGCCCTGGTCAGCCGCACCATGGGCGTGTCGCGTGCGCAGCTGTCACTGCGGATTAACCGTTCTGCCGACTGGCAGGACAGGCGCTGTAACCGGCGTAATGACGAAGCAGACGAAGAAATACTGTCGGCTATCCTCGACATCATCAGCGATATGCCGAGTTATGGTTATCGACGCGTGTGGGGCATCCTGCGCAAGCAACGTCGCACAGAGGGACAGCCACCTGTGAACGCCAAACGGCTTTACAGGATAATGAGCGAGCATAACCTGTTGTTGTTGCATGACAAACCAGAGCGACCGAAGCGTGAACATAAGGGCAAGATAGCGGTGGCAGAAAGCGATATGCGCTG encodes the following:
- a CDS encoding toxin VasX, producing MGVSVRHIFKPISYLEIQLLSGVSGGYITKPCVTQPEELASASLITLPVKPLGMKNGVFWFCWSEVEWTPVVRTKHEEASYRIQYMQPFDMDGWINSGKADQVIAISALTETVAEYSSEGKNSSGRIWSPAPWKAATTFEALLIKKSADKLYPNKGAMIVLQDPPAVLQDLSAVIDFELQKNVYKKAEYQRELALASAITGLKESMNRQFERDAIEKNESQERNALYGPFGYSVNGDVPDNMYTSIGDRKVKSEAARRWAEYEQYYEPSKVAGFQKKFNQILQQYNDRIVSPRTEMYLEWIKGSVLLEYFKHNFDTQELKSG
- a CDS encoding IS3 family transposase (programmed frameshift) translates to MTGILLGQEARKRKTPQEKIAIIQQTMEPGMNVSHVARLHGIQPSLLFKWKKQYQEGSLTAVAAGEEVVPASELTAALKQVRELQRLLGKKTMEVEILKEAVEYGQSPKMDSARALVAKGRGIALVSRTMGVSRAQLSLRINRSADWQDRRCNRRNDEADEEILSAILDIISDMPSYGYRRVWGILRKQRRTEGQPPVNAKRLYRIMSEHNLLLLHDKPERPKREHKGKIAVAESDMRWCSDGFEFGCDNGEKLRVTFALDCCDREAIDWAASTGGYDSSTVQDVMLRSVEKRFGDRLPETPVQWLTDNGSAYTAYETRRFARELNLEPCTTAVSSPQSNGMAERFVKTMKEDYIAFMPKPDVRTALRNLAVAFTHYNENHPHSALGYHSPREYRRQRTSLT